From one Amycolatopsis sp. FDAARGOS 1241 genomic stretch:
- a CDS encoding 2-keto-4-pentenoate hydratase has translation MNARVDAAIDTAIARLHRAERDRTPVQPVRDVLGEDDLDAAYEVQRRIIETKVASGRRIVGRKIGLTSVAVQRQLGVDRPDFGVLLDDMVYGDRADVPLERFLQPRVEGEVAFVLGADLPGSATVVDVLRATDFVLPALEIVDSRVAGWDIRITDTVADNASSGALVLGTRPRKLSEADLAGLGLVLEHGGEPVSTGVGAACLGSPAVAVAWLAGEVARRGAPLRAGEVVLAGTWGPMVPVTGPGGYLARFEDIGEVRVNFTGGPDGGKRA, from the coding sequence GTGAACGCCCGGGTCGACGCGGCCATCGACACCGCGATCGCGCGCCTGCACCGGGCCGAGCGTGACCGCACGCCCGTGCAGCCGGTGCGCGACGTCCTCGGCGAGGACGACCTCGACGCCGCCTACGAGGTGCAGCGCCGGATCATCGAGACCAAGGTCGCGAGCGGGCGCCGGATCGTCGGCCGCAAGATCGGCCTGACCTCGGTTGCCGTGCAGCGCCAGCTCGGCGTCGACCGGCCCGATTTCGGGGTACTGCTCGACGACATGGTGTACGGCGACCGCGCCGACGTGCCGCTGGAGCGCTTCTTGCAGCCACGCGTCGAGGGCGAGGTCGCGTTCGTCCTCGGTGCCGACCTGCCCGGGAGCGCGACCGTGGTCGACGTCCTGCGCGCCACGGACTTCGTGCTGCCGGCCCTGGAGATCGTCGATTCGCGCGTGGCCGGCTGGGACATCCGCATCACGGACACGGTCGCGGACAACGCCTCCAGTGGCGCGCTCGTGCTCGGCACCCGGCCGCGCAAGCTGTCCGAAGCAGACCTCGCCGGGCTGGGGCTGGTGCTTGAACACGGCGGTGAGCCCGTGTCGACGGGGGTTGGCGCCGCCTGCCTCGGCTCGCCCGCGGTCGCGGTCGCGTGGCTCGCCGGGGAGGTCGCGCGCCGCGGGGCGCCGCTGCGGGCCGGGGAAGTGGTCCTGGCCGGTACGTGGGGGCCGATGGTGCCGGTCACGGGGCCCGGGGGCTACCTCGCGCGGTTCGAAGACATCGGAGAGGTCCGGGTGAACTTCACCGGCGGACCGGACGGAGGGAAGCGCGCATGA